In one Thermodesulfobium acidiphilum genomic region, the following are encoded:
- a CDS encoding U32 family peptidase, which produces MESIHVSEKKKIYIPELLSPAGNFDTLKAAIFAGADAVYFGAKNFSARSSAKNFDYEEIKSAVQFAHERNVKCYITVNTLIKDSEFYECMKLIEQLYNLKVDAIIVQDFGLIYRIRKEFPDLEIHASTQATTTSLYGAKFLKNLGVSRVILARELSLSEISEIAEVIDTEIFIHGALCYSYSGQCLMSSLIGARSGNRGKCAQPCRMEYSLLKGENLIEKGYLLSMKDLCLYPILSEIVKTKIKSLKIEGRLKSRIYVANVTRIYRNALDFIKDTYLSGNKEIFEPSRSDLDDLAECFNRTFTTYNIKAPVHQRKYSQIKLIKNKENTFMDSSRPNNRGLFIGRVIISENKLCFEPLRECKANDCFVIFSSHGNITLESNDFFIQGNKVFISNHHIMSKVREGDRVFRVRASILEERANEIFRRSIKRYQVKVRIELDSDKIIVEADNKQKKFIKKTGLEIAKKYPTTKEILSEKINTQDHPFSFEINLENKKNLMLPLSIIKEIKKFLLEKEIEQNKEREFYLEKLIKNKPKKIGINSNFIFRVSSIKDLKIALENGAKTIIFGPEGYKEKFPYTPEIFTEAKKMIEDARGQMIISTPRIIRKEFELIAEIIKKQEKPIILVTNTAMLDFVLSEGISFVVDHSLNVFNSYALELISNLGASMVHVSNELNFDEISNLKTNMPIEITAYGNLEMMISEGCVLFSKSQCSPLCKDRDFYLKDNKVKYPVFIDESCRTHILNAHTQNLINEKNILLDLNLKLRIDLRATNENLIPKVVRTFLNESKKPNFPNFSLDDKEKLYFTKGHIFRGVE; this is translated from the coding sequence TTGGAAAGCATTCATGTTTCAGAGAAAAAAAAGATATATATACCAGAATTATTATCCCCTGCTGGAAATTTTGACACTTTAAAGGCTGCTATATTTGCTGGGGCTGACGCAGTATATTTTGGCGCAAAGAATTTTTCAGCAAGAAGCAGTGCAAAAAATTTTGATTACGAAGAGATTAAAAGTGCAGTTCAATTCGCTCATGAAAGAAACGTAAAATGTTATATAACAGTCAATACCCTAATAAAAGACAGCGAATTCTATGAGTGCATGAAATTAATTGAGCAACTATACAATCTCAAGGTGGATGCAATAATTGTTCAAGACTTTGGATTAATATACCGGATTAGGAAAGAGTTTCCAGATTTAGAAATTCACGCAAGCACACAAGCTACAACTACATCCTTATACGGAGCGAAATTTTTAAAGAATTTGGGCGTTTCTAGGGTTATACTTGCAAGAGAATTATCCCTATCTGAAATTTCTGAAATTGCCGAAGTTATAGATACAGAGATATTTATTCACGGAGCACTTTGTTACTCGTACTCTGGGCAATGTCTTATGAGTAGCTTAATAGGGGCAAGATCTGGCAACAGAGGCAAGTGTGCACAACCGTGCAGAATGGAGTATTCTCTTCTAAAAGGCGAGAATCTGATCGAAAAAGGATATCTTCTTTCCATGAAAGATCTGTGCCTTTATCCAATACTGTCAGAAATTGTTAAAACTAAGATAAAATCCTTAAAAATAGAGGGAAGACTAAAATCAAGGATATACGTTGCAAACGTTACTAGAATATACAGAAATGCTTTGGATTTTATAAAAGATACATATTTATCTGGAAATAAAGAAATATTCGAACCTTCAAGAAGTGATTTAGATGATTTGGCAGAATGCTTTAATAGAACTTTTACCACTTACAATATAAAAGCACCTGTACATCAAAGAAAGTATTCTCAGATAAAATTAATAAAAAACAAAGAAAATACTTTTATGGACAGCTCAAGACCTAACAACAGAGGCTTGTTTATAGGAAGGGTAATTATTTCAGAAAACAAATTGTGCTTTGAACCCTTGAGGGAGTGCAAGGCAAATGACTGCTTTGTGATATTTTCTTCTCACGGCAATATAACGCTTGAGTCAAATGATTTTTTTATACAAGGCAATAAAGTTTTTATATCAAATCACCATATCATGTCAAAGGTACGCGAAGGAGATAGAGTTTTCAGAGTAAGGGCCAGCATCCTCGAAGAAAGGGCCAATGAAATATTTCGACGCTCAATTAAGAGATATCAGGTAAAGGTTCGCATAGAACTAGATTCAGACAAAATTATCGTAGAAGCTGACAACAAACAAAAGAAATTTATAAAAAAAACAGGTTTAGAAATTGCAAAAAAATATCCTACTACGAAAGAAATACTATCTGAAAAAATAAATACTCAAGACCACCCATTTTCTTTTGAAATAAACCTTGAAAATAAGAAAAATTTAATGTTACCCTTAAGTATTATAAAAGAGATTAAGAAATTTCTTTTGGAAAAAGAAATAGAGCAAAACAAAGAAAGAGAATTTTATCTTGAGAAACTAATTAAAAATAAACCAAAAAAAATAGGTATTAATTCTAATTTTATCTTTAGAGTGTCTTCCATAAAAGACCTTAAAATAGCTTTAGAAAATGGAGCAAAAACAATTATATTTGGGCCAGAAGGATATAAAGAAAAATTTCCTTACACGCCAGAAATTTTTACAGAAGCAAAAAAGATGATCGAAGATGCAAGAGGACAAATGATAATCTCAACCCCAAGAATTATAAGAAAAGAATTTGAACTCATAGCTGAGATTATAAAAAAACAAGAAAAACCAATTATTTTGGTGACAAATACAGCCATGCTTGATTTCGTTCTTTCAGAAGGGATAAGCTTTGTAGTAGATCATTCTCTAAATGTTTTTAATTCCTATGCGCTAGAATTAATAAGCAATTTAGGAGCATCTATGGTGCATGTCTCAAATGAATTGAATTTTGATGAAATTTCAAATCTAAAAACTAATATGCCTATTGAAATTACTGCTTATGGCAATCTGGAAATGATGATTTCAGAAGGCTGTGTGTTGTTTTCAAAGAGTCAGTGTTCACCTTTGTGTAAAGATAGAGATTTCTACCTTAAAGACAACAAGGTTAAATATCCAGTTTTCATAGACGAAAGCTGCAGAACTCACATATTAAACGCTCATACCCAAAATTTAATTAACGAGAAAAATATCCTTTTAGATTTGAACCTTAAACTAAGAATCGATCTGAGGGCAACAAATGAAAATCTTATACCAAAAGTCGTTAGAACCTTTTTGAACGAATCTAAAAAACCCAATTTTCCTAATTTCAGTTTAGATGACAAAGAAAAACTTTACTTTACAAAAGGACATATTTTTAGAGGCGTAGAGTAA
- the pap gene encoding polyphosphate:AMP phosphotransferase codes for MLEKVDLNKFLDKEEYKKEFDSLSIELGALQREARDLKLPIIVVFDGFEAAGKGTLINKLMLPLDPRGYDVIKRFECPSETENRPYFYKFWKTIPKRGDISIVNESWYKALLADRVLKKTPPEITEYLLDEVLSFEGQLVSDGYLIVKFFLYISKEEQKDRLKKLKKNKDESWRVTDDVLKLHKKYKKFLDTAEAVFEKTDTAFAPWTIIESTDKHYATIKIFKILIEAINFKIKTIKERGELPALESFYPVNELSALSQIDLNKSLTYEEYIEKLHLLQKQIHELQYRLWKEKIPVIVAFEGWDAAGKGGSIKRLTEAMDPRGYTVIPIGAPNEYELAHHYLWRFWQNVPERGNIAIFDRTWYGRVLVERVEKLCNDFEWQRAYEEIKQMEKQFTNFGIILLKFWLHIDKQTQLERFEEREKNPFKHWKITEDDWRNRSKWDDYLPAVEEMLIRTSTEEVPWHIIEANDKYFARIKVLETFTNKIKEKLKQFN; via the coding sequence ATGTTGGAAAAGGTTGATTTAAATAAATTTCTAGACAAAGAAGAGTACAAAAAGGAGTTCGACAGCCTTAGTATAGAATTAGGCGCTCTTCAAAGAGAGGCTAGAGATTTGAAGCTGCCAATAATTGTAGTTTTTGATGGTTTTGAGGCTGCAGGAAAGGGTACTTTAATAAATAAGTTAATGCTTCCACTTGATCCAAGAGGATATGACGTAATAAAAAGATTTGAGTGCCCATCTGAAACTGAAAATAGACCATATTTTTACAAATTCTGGAAAACTATTCCAAAGAGAGGAGATATAAGCATTGTAAACGAGAGCTGGTACAAGGCTCTATTAGCAGATAGAGTTTTAAAAAAAACGCCCCCTGAGATTACAGAATATCTTTTAGATGAAGTTTTGTCCTTCGAGGGTCAACTTGTTTCAGATGGTTATCTGATAGTAAAATTTTTTCTATATATTTCGAAAGAAGAACAAAAAGATAGACTGAAAAAGTTGAAAAAGAATAAAGATGAATCCTGGAGAGTAACTGATGATGTTCTCAAATTACACAAAAAATACAAAAAGTTTCTTGATACAGCAGAAGCAGTTTTTGAAAAAACTGATACAGCTTTTGCTCCATGGACGATAATTGAATCTACAGATAAGCATTATGCCACAATAAAAATATTTAAAATTCTTATTGAAGCAATAAATTTTAAAATCAAAACAATTAAAGAAAGAGGTGAATTGCCAGCCCTTGAAAGCTTTTACCCTGTAAACGAGTTGAGCGCTCTTTCTCAAATAGATCTAAACAAATCTCTGACTTACGAAGAATATATTGAAAAACTCCATTTGCTTCAAAAACAAATACATGAGCTTCAATATAGATTGTGGAAAGAAAAAATCCCTGTAATCGTTGCCTTTGAGGGATGGGACGCAGCGGGGAAGGGAGGGAGCATAAAAAGGCTTACCGAAGCAATGGATCCAAGGGGGTATACTGTAATTCCAATAGGCGCCCCAAATGAGTACGAATTGGCACACCATTATCTGTGGAGGTTCTGGCAAAACGTGCCAGAAAGGGGAAATATCGCCATATTTGATAGAACGTGGTACGGCAGAGTCCTTGTAGAAAGAGTAGAAAAGCTCTGCAACGATTTTGAATGGCAAAGGGCGTATGAGGAAATAAAACAAATGGAAAAACAGTTCACAAATTTTGGTATAATTCTTCTAAAATTCTGGCTTCATATAGACAAACAAACTCAACTGGAAAGGTTCGAAGAAAGAGAAAAAAATCCCTTCAAACACTGGAAAATAACAGAAGACGATTGGAGAAACAGAAGCAAATGGGATGATTATCTCCCTGCTGTAGAAGAAATGCTAATTAGAACTAGCACAGAAGAAGTTCCATGGCACATAATAGAGGCAAACGACAAGTACTTTGCAAGAATAAAGGTTTTAGAAACCTTTACCAACAAAATAAAAGAAAAGTTAAAACAATTTAATTAA
- a CDS encoding Lon protease family protein — protein MRELSASDLTVEEIKLELIGESKDEDVKFLGQDRALKALDFGLAIKDFRYNIFVVGHEGMNKRDVVLSILKSRAKELNKPDDVIYVFNFKNPDMPRVLYLPAGKGRIFKKYMNDFVVSLKSDLPKKFESKEYEVAKRKLIEEFQRKRSRIFAEFEEEVSKYNFAIRTLENGVIELFAVSPSTKAPFTEEEYRALSDEDKEKIQTTGEMLNEKMNEALRQIREEEKNLREKAILLDKEFAASFVDNILKQVRDEFYDRDDVLLYLDEIRSDLLDRVQELRASVEQNANMPFLMRPSEPSFDKYLVNLFVDNSETEGAPVVYLSNSSYGNLFGKIEYKFVYGAAVTDFTQIKSGAINKANHGFLILDAQDLLKNIFSYDALKRALKEGKVRIEDPWEPYRVVSSGALKPEAIDLDLKVILIGSSFLYEILSQYDDEFRELFNVKVDFDDVLNSNLGLDKYVSLIKNISRNDSLLPLSESGINYIIKESARIAGQKNKFSLRSSMIRNLLTEANYFAIKSGSSEITGSHVRDAIKNKVFRNGRIEERIQEAILEDTIIVRTSGEMIGQVNGLAIMSLGGHLFGKPARITAQVYAGKRGVLNIEREVKMSGQIHDKAVFILSGYLGYLFGQKRPLSFSASITFEQLYSGIEGDSATCAEFYALISALSNIPLKQNVAITGSMDQWGEVQPIGGVNEKIEGFFDLCKARDVNDAMVIIPERNVNNLILRDEVIEAVKEGKFKIFAISRVEEGLKILTGLDVDSKDDNGNFIKNSVYYFVEKRLEEFAKVGIEEDKKKNS, from the coding sequence TGGCGAGAGTAAAGACGAGGATGTAAAGTTTTTAGGCCAAGACAGAGCTCTTAAAGCTCTTGATTTTGGTCTAGCTATTAAGGATTTTAGATACAACATATTCGTAGTTGGCCACGAAGGAATGAATAAAAGAGATGTAGTTTTGTCCATACTTAAAAGTAGAGCTAAAGAACTTAATAAACCGGATGACGTAATTTATGTATTTAACTTCAAGAATCCTGATATGCCTAGAGTTTTGTACTTGCCGGCTGGTAAGGGCAGGATTTTTAAAAAGTATATGAATGATTTTGTAGTAAGCCTGAAATCTGATCTTCCAAAGAAATTTGAGTCCAAAGAATATGAAGTTGCAAAAAGGAAGTTAATAGAAGAGTTTCAAAGAAAAAGGTCAAGGATCTTTGCTGAATTTGAAGAGGAAGTATCAAAATATAATTTTGCGATTAGGACCCTTGAGAATGGTGTAATAGAGCTTTTTGCAGTTTCTCCCTCTACTAAGGCTCCATTTACAGAAGAAGAATACAGAGCGCTTTCTGATGAAGATAAAGAAAAAATACAAACAACCGGAGAGATGCTTAATGAGAAAATGAATGAAGCACTTCGTCAGATAAGAGAGGAGGAAAAAAACTTAAGAGAAAAAGCCATATTATTGGATAAAGAATTCGCTGCATCATTTGTAGATAACATTTTAAAACAGGTTAGAGATGAGTTTTATGACAGAGATGACGTTCTTCTTTATTTGGATGAGATTAGATCAGATCTTTTAGACAGAGTTCAAGAATTAAGGGCTAGCGTAGAGCAAAACGCTAATATGCCCTTCTTAATGAGACCTTCAGAACCATCGTTTGACAAATATTTGGTAAATCTTTTTGTTGATAATTCTGAAACTGAAGGTGCTCCAGTCGTTTATTTGTCTAATTCCAGTTATGGCAACCTTTTTGGCAAAATTGAATATAAATTTGTTTATGGTGCTGCGGTTACTGATTTTACACAAATTAAATCTGGGGCTATAAATAAAGCAAATCATGGTTTTCTTATATTGGACGCCCAGGATTTATTAAAAAATATCTTCAGTTATGATGCTCTTAAAAGGGCTCTTAAAGAAGGTAAGGTTAGAATAGAGGATCCATGGGAACCATATAGGGTTGTTAGTTCTGGAGCTCTAAAACCTGAGGCTATAGACCTCGATCTTAAAGTAATTCTTATAGGATCAAGTTTTCTTTATGAGATCCTTAGTCAATATGACGATGAGTTTAGAGAACTTTTCAACGTAAAAGTAGATTTTGATGATGTCTTGAATTCTAATTTAGGTTTAGATAAGTATGTTTCGTTAATAAAAAATATATCTAGAAATGATAGCCTTTTGCCATTAAGCGAATCTGGCATAAACTATATAATTAAAGAATCAGCCAGGATTGCTGGGCAGAAGAATAAATTTTCTTTAAGATCCAGCATGATTAGAAACCTTCTTACAGAAGCAAATTATTTTGCTATTAAATCTGGTAGTTCTGAAATTACTGGTTCACACGTTAGAGATGCAATCAAAAATAAAGTCTTTAGAAATGGAAGAATTGAAGAACGAATTCAGGAAGCCATTCTTGAAGATACCATTATTGTCAGGACTTCGGGCGAGATGATCGGCCAGGTTAATGGTTTGGCGATAATGTCCTTGGGAGGGCATCTGTTCGGCAAGCCTGCTAGAATTACTGCTCAGGTTTATGCAGGCAAGAGAGGAGTTTTGAACATAGAAAGAGAAGTTAAGATGAGCGGCCAAATTCACGATAAAGCCGTGTTCATACTATCGGGCTACCTTGGCTACCTTTTTGGTCAGAAAAGACCTCTTTCTTTTTCTGCATCCATCACCTTTGAACAGTTGTATTCAGGAATTGAGGGCGATTCTGCAACCTGTGCAGAATTTTATGCTTTGATTAGCGCTCTTTCCAATATCCCTTTAAAACAAAATGTTGCCATAACAGGTTCAATGGATCAGTGGGGTGAGGTTCAGCCAATAGGCGGTGTAAACGAAAAGATAGAGGGATTTTTCGATCTGTGCAAAGCAAGGGATGTAAATGACGCAATGGTAATAATACCAGAAAGAAACGTTAACAATCTTATTCTCAGAGACGAGGTTATAGAGGCAGTAAAAGAAGGTAAGTTTAAAATATTTGCAATTTCAAGGGTCGAAGAAGGCCTAAAGATTCTTACGGGCTTAGACGTTGATTCTAAAGACGATAATGGTAATTTCATAAAGAATAGCGTATATTACTTTGTAGAAAAAAGGTTAGAAGAGTTTGCAAAGGTCGGAATAGAGGAAGATAAAAAAAAGAATAGTTAG